The following proteins are co-located in the Fluviicola sp. genome:
- the hisF gene encoding imidazole glycerol phosphate synthase subunit HisF produces the protein MQVYKRIIPCLDIQNGRTVKGINFESIRDAGDPVQLASYYAKQGADELVLLDISATIERRSTFIPVVEAVAEQVNIPFTVGGGISSVEAARILLRSGADKIAVNSSVVKRPQLIAELADQFGRQCVVVAIDVRKAKAGWTVHTHGGKKDTGIDAIEWAVKAVSMGAGELLLTSMDGDGTKNGFALDFYRKVQKFVTVPVIASGGAGTAAHFEELFTQTSVTGGLAASIFHFGEIEIPELKLELSKRIRIRL, from the coding sequence ATGCAGGTTTATAAACGAATCATTCCGTGCCTGGACATTCAAAACGGGAGGACGGTAAAAGGAATCAACTTCGAATCGATCCGGGACGCCGGAGATCCTGTTCAGTTAGCCAGCTACTATGCAAAACAGGGGGCAGATGAACTGGTATTACTGGATATTTCAGCAACGATTGAGAGGCGTTCGACATTTATCCCGGTAGTAGAAGCTGTTGCAGAACAGGTAAACATTCCATTTACGGTGGGCGGAGGAATTTCATCAGTTGAAGCTGCACGAATACTCCTGAGAAGCGGTGCAGATAAAATCGCTGTCAATTCATCGGTAGTAAAACGCCCGCAATTAATTGCCGAATTGGCCGATCAGTTCGGAAGGCAATGTGTAGTAGTGGCAATTGATGTACGCAAAGCGAAAGCCGGTTGGACCGTTCACACCCATGGAGGAAAAAAGGATACCGGCATCGACGCAATTGAATGGGCTGTAAAAGCTGTTTCAATGGGAGCCGGGGAATTGCTCCTTACTTCCATGGACGGAGACGGAACGAAAAACGGATTCGCCCTGGATTTTTACCGGAAAGTACAAAAGTTTGTGACTGTTCCGGTGATTGCTTCCGGTGGAGCAGGAACTGCAGCACATTTTGAAGAACTGTTTACCCAAACGTCTGTTACCGGCGGATTGGCTGCCAGCATTTTTCACTTCGGAGAAATTGAGATTCCCGAATTGAAACTTGAATTGAGTAAAAGAATTAGAATAAGGCTATGA
- the hisIE gene encoding bifunctional phosphoribosyl-AMP cyclohydrolase/phosphoribosyl-ATP diphosphatase HisIE — translation MKYDKNGLIPAIIQDSQTNKVLMLGYMNEESFEQTLETKLVTFFSRSRNGIWVKGETSGNYLKLVDWKADCDLDALLIRVIPAGPTCHTGTTSCFGKATRDPLNILSGLIQTIDERFTTPREGSYIQSLIEKGLSKIAQKVGEEGVEVVIEAMRNEPELFKEEAADLLFHYLVLLRAKEVDFREVLGVLDGRQK, via the coding sequence ATGAAATACGACAAAAACGGATTAATTCCGGCAATTATACAGGATTCACAAACGAATAAAGTCCTGATGCTCGGTTATATGAATGAAGAATCGTTCGAACAAACACTGGAAACAAAATTGGTGACCTTTTTTTCGCGTTCCAGGAACGGGATTTGGGTAAAAGGAGAAACTTCCGGGAATTATTTAAAACTGGTTGACTGGAAAGCGGATTGCGACCTGGATGCTTTATTGATACGCGTCATTCCCGCGGGGCCAACGTGTCACACCGGGACCACTTCCTGTTTCGGTAAAGCAACGAGAGATCCGCTTAACATCTTGAGCGGCTTGATACAAACCATTGATGAGCGGTTTACAACTCCCCGGGAAGGATCTTACATTCAATCGCTGATTGAAAAGGGATTGTCTAAGATTGCTCAGAAAGTAGGTGAAGAAGGAGTGGAAGTGGTGATTGAAGCGATGCGGAACGAACCGGAACTATTCAAAGAAGAAGCTGCTGATTTGTTGTTTCACTATTTGGTTTTGTTGCGGGCGAAGGAGGTGGATTTTAGAGAGGTGCTGGGTGTTTTGGATGGAAGACAAAAGTAA
- a CDS encoding DUF5989 family protein, producing MEFLRDLWRFMKERKKFWLAPVIIILLLIGILIVFGGTSAIAPFIYSLF from the coding sequence ATGGAATTTTTACGCGACTTATGGCGCTTTATGAAAGAGCGAAAGAAATTTTGGTTAGCACCTGTTATCATCATCCTGCTATTGATCGGGATCCTGATTGTTTTCGGTGGTACCAGTGCCATTGCACCTTTTATTTATTCCTTGTTCTAA
- a CDS encoding carbamoyltransferase — protein sequence MKKVLGISAFYHDSAAALVIGGRIIAAAQEERFTRDKHTPDFPVEAVKYCLEEAGLEIDDLDAIVFYDKPLLKFERLLQTYYSFSPKGLVSFLKAIPVWINEKMFLKKMIHDGLKEVGKYDKKKVKMLFPEHHLSHAASAFYPSSFPESAILTIDGVGEWCTASIGLGKGEKIELVREMEFPHSVGLLYSAFTYYLGFTVNSGEYKLMGLAPYGNEHADQTKEFIQKIKSELVDIKSDGSVWLNQKYFNYATGLRMVHDQKWKELFGVARREGESELEQVHCNLAIAIQKVTEEIVILMAKEAKRLTNSDYLCMAGGVALNCVANGKLLEEHLFKEIYIQAASGDAGGALGAALAVSHMYFEEARVIDYSYDQMNGTYLGPDYSEKEIQSMNKRTNARYKKYDDFNELTTFVASKLAEGNVVGWFQGRMEFGPRALGNRSILGDARNPEMQKKLNLKIKYREGFRPFAPSVLAEDAREYFDLQADSPYMLVVAPVKESRRLKLPDNYNDLPLWERLYHQRSDLQSITHLDFSARVQSVYKETNPRYHALIQEFKNQTSYGLVVNTSFNVRGEPIVCTPYDAFRCFMSTEMDYLVVGDFVYTKTEQEDWENKEKWMVKFKMD from the coding sequence ATGAAAAAAGTTTTAGGGATTTCTGCCTTCTATCACGATTCGGCTGCTGCCCTGGTTATTGGAGGCAGAATTATTGCCGCAGCACAGGAAGAACGATTTACGCGCGATAAACATACTCCGGATTTTCCGGTAGAAGCAGTGAAATACTGCCTGGAAGAAGCCGGACTTGAAATTGATGACCTGGACGCAATCGTATTCTACGATAAACCGCTTCTGAAATTTGAACGCCTCCTGCAAACCTATTATTCCTTTTCACCGAAAGGATTGGTCTCCTTCTTAAAAGCAATTCCCGTTTGGATCAACGAGAAAATGTTTCTCAAGAAAATGATCCATGACGGATTAAAAGAGGTGGGCAAGTACGATAAGAAAAAGGTGAAAATGCTTTTCCCGGAGCACCATTTGTCACATGCCGCAAGTGCCTTCTACCCTTCTTCATTCCCGGAATCAGCGATCCTGACGATTGACGGTGTGGGAGAATGGTGTACGGCCTCCATCGGTTTGGGGAAAGGTGAAAAAATTGAATTGGTCCGTGAAATGGAGTTCCCGCATTCCGTTGGATTGCTCTATAGTGCGTTCACCTATTATTTGGGATTCACCGTAAACTCCGGGGAATATAAATTGATGGGCCTTGCTCCTTACGGGAACGAACATGCCGATCAAACCAAAGAATTTATCCAGAAAATTAAATCAGAACTGGTTGATATTAAATCAGATGGGTCTGTTTGGTTAAACCAAAAGTACTTCAACTACGCAACCGGACTTCGCATGGTTCACGACCAGAAATGGAAGGAATTGTTTGGAGTAGCGCGCCGCGAAGGTGAATCTGAATTGGAACAGGTGCATTGTAACCTGGCAATTGCTATTCAGAAAGTAACCGAAGAAATTGTCATCCTCATGGCGAAGGAGGCCAAAAGACTGACCAATTCGGATTACTTGTGCATGGCAGGAGGTGTTGCGCTGAATTGTGTGGCAAACGGGAAACTGCTGGAAGAGCATCTTTTCAAAGAAATCTATATCCAGGCTGCTTCCGGTGATGCCGGAGGAGCTTTGGGAGCCGCATTGGCGGTTTCACACATGTATTTCGAAGAAGCGCGTGTGATTGATTATTCCTACGACCAGATGAACGGAACCTATTTAGGTCCGGATTATTCGGAAAAGGAAATCCAGTCGATGAACAAACGCACGAATGCCCGTTATAAAAAGTACGATGATTTCAATGAGCTAACGACTTTCGTGGCTTCGAAACTGGCTGAAGGAAATGTAGTCGGCTGGTTCCAGGGAAGAATGGAATTCGGTCCGCGTGCACTTGGTAACAGGAGTATCCTGGGCGATGCCCGCAACCCGGAAATGCAGAAAAAATTAAACCTGAAGATCAAGTACCGCGAAGGCTTCCGGCCTTTTGCTCCTTCTGTTCTGGCTGAAGATGCACGCGAATACTTCGATTTACAGGCAGATTCTCCGTATATGCTTGTAGTTGCGCCTGTGAAAGAAAGCAGGAGGCTGAAATTGCCTGATAATTACAACGATTTGCCGCTTTGGGAACGCTTGTACCATCAAAGAAGCGACCTGCAGTCCATCACTCATTTAGATTTTTCCGCACGTGTTCAATCTGTTTACAAGGAAACAAACCCGAGATATCACGCGCTTATTCAGGAATTTAAAAACCAGACTTCATACGGATTGGTAGTAAATACGAGCTTCAACGTGAGAGGCGAACCCATTGTTTGTACTCCTTACGATGCGTTCCGTTGCTTCATGAGTACGGAAATGGATTACCTGGTGGTCGGTGATTTTGTATATACCAAAACCGAACAGGAAGATTGGGAAAACAAGGAGAAATGGATGGTCAAATTTAAAATGGACTAA
- a CDS encoding acyl-CoA thioesterase, whose product MELFNKVVSIRWSDLDPNYHVRHSAYYDWGAQQRVEVLNNLGLSLKVMQENHFGPILFREECVFRKEIHMHDEITISLAIKTIAADGSRWTMQHVLTNQRGELCATITIDGAWIDTQKRKLANPTPEMVIETMSKFPQLASN is encoded by the coding sequence ATGGAATTGTTTAACAAAGTAGTATCAATCCGTTGGTCGGACCTGGATCCGAATTACCATGTCAGACACAGCGCATATTACGATTGGGGAGCACAACAGCGTGTAGAAGTATTGAATAATCTGGGGCTTTCACTGAAAGTGATGCAGGAAAATCATTTCGGCCCGATTTTATTCCGTGAAGAATGTGTGTTCCGGAAAGAAATTCACATGCACGATGAAATAACGATCAGTCTGGCTATCAAAACGATTGCAGCAGACGGATCGCGCTGGACGATGCAACACGTATTGACGAACCAGCGAGGAGAATTGTGTGCAACCATTACAATTGACGGAGCGTGGATCGATACTCAAAAGCGCAAATTGGCAAATCCGACACCGGAGATGGTGATTGAAACGATGAGTAAATTCCCGCAATTAGCTTCCAACTAA
- a CDS encoding DEAD/DEAH box helicase: MNSSHPNFSLEKLGISSLNEMQQQMLESSAANSEIILHSPTGSGKTVAFLLTALGKLNKEQSGVQLLIISPTRELSIQIEEVFKKLGTGFKVNTCYGGHSMRVEENNLSVPPAVLIGTPGRLADHIRRNNLDLSGVHTLVLDEFDKSLQMGFESDMTEIINELYALQNKYLVSATKLQTIPAFTGIKNPVVIDFLVEKSHQINYFAVQTTEADKLGLLLELLCNLPEGKTIIFCNHREPVVEIVDFLKENGVIAVAYHGGMEQDDRERALIRFRNGSADFLVSTDLAARGLDIPAVEHVIHYQLSLKEAEFIHRSGRTGRQDADGVVFMFLDPKKTIPDFIPEHHNYEVIPNEPLPERPKWKTIYISAGKKDKVNKVDIVGFLHKTGGLRPDEIGLITVMDYSSFVAISSDIAEEVVPELRDKKIKGKKQKIGFAR, encoded by the coding sequence ATGAACAGTTCTCACCCCAATTTCTCCCTCGAAAAACTCGGTATTTCTTCCCTGAATGAAATGCAGCAGCAAATGCTCGAATCTTCTGCTGCAAATTCCGAGATCATCCTGCATTCCCCTACAGGTTCCGGGAAAACAGTAGCGTTTTTGTTGACGGCACTGGGGAAATTGAATAAGGAACAATCAGGTGTTCAATTGTTGATCATCTCTCCTACCCGTGAACTTTCCATTCAAATCGAAGAAGTATTCAAAAAGCTGGGTACCGGCTTTAAAGTAAACACCTGCTACGGTGGGCATTCCATGCGCGTGGAGGAAAATAATCTGTCTGTTCCGCCTGCAGTATTGATCGGAACTCCCGGAAGGCTTGCGGATCATATCCGGAGAAATAACCTGGATTTATCAGGAGTACATACCCTCGTTTTGGATGAATTCGATAAGTCGCTTCAAATGGGATTCGAGTCGGATATGACGGAAATTATCAACGAATTATACGCACTTCAGAACAAATACCTCGTTTCAGCCACTAAACTGCAAACGATTCCGGCATTTACAGGAATCAAAAACCCGGTGGTAATCGATTTCCTGGTAGAAAAAAGCCACCAGATCAATTACTTTGCGGTACAAACAACAGAAGCGGATAAATTGGGATTATTGCTGGAACTATTGTGCAATCTTCCGGAAGGGAAAACGATCATCTTTTGCAATCACCGCGAACCGGTTGTTGAGATTGTCGATTTTTTAAAGGAAAACGGGGTGATCGCAGTTGCTTACCACGGTGGAATGGAACAGGATGACCGGGAGCGTGCACTCATTCGCTTCAGGAATGGAAGTGCTGATTTCCTGGTTTCAACCGACCTGGCTGCCCGAGGATTGGATATTCCTGCCGTGGAACACGTGATTCATTACCAATTGTCGCTGAAAGAAGCGGAATTTATTCATAGAAGCGGTCGTACCGGCCGGCAAGACGCCGACGGAGTGGTATTCATGTTCCTAGACCCGAAGAAAACCATTCCGGATTTCATCCCGGAACATCACAACTACGAAGTCATTCCCAACGAGCCGCTTCCTGAGCGCCCGAAATGGAAAACGATTTACATCAGCGCAGGAAAGAAAGACAAGGTCAATAAAGTAGATATCGTGGGTTTTTTACACAAAACCGGCGGATTAAGACCCGACGAAATAGGACTGATTACCGTAATGGATTACAGCTCTTTCGTTGCGATCAGCAGCGATATTGCAGAAGAAGTCGTTCCGGAATTGCGCGACAAGAAAATCAAAGGCAAAAAACAAAAGATCGGCTTCGCCAGATGA
- the proC gene encoding pyrroline-5-carboxylate reductase, which yields MEKIGIIGCGNLGLSLLKGFRKQYPDAQLYGTRRNVSELAGYEDDKTHFTANNREVIRQCDYLIIALKPYTILSFLEEHKEFFDSKKHTIISVATGITLEEIKNALALSELSIYRGMPNTAADVQESMTALSGLPDPLNRKDHVSGLFRAIGDIVWIDEQLMESATILGACGIAYVLRFIRAMIQGGIEVGFDAKTANKIVSQTVKGAAQLLIQNGLHPEEEIDKVTTPKGCTIVGLNEMEHSGFSSALIKGIVTSYQKIER from the coding sequence ATGGAAAAGATCGGAATTATTGGATGCGGAAATTTGGGATTGTCATTATTGAAAGGATTTCGCAAACAATACCCCGATGCTCAATTATATGGTACCAGGAGAAATGTATCGGAATTGGCTGGTTATGAAGATGACAAAACGCATTTTACAGCGAATAACCGGGAAGTGATCCGGCAGTGCGATTATTTGATCATAGCTCTGAAACCATATACCATTTTATCTTTTCTCGAAGAGCACAAGGAGTTTTTCGACTCCAAAAAACACACCATTATTTCTGTTGCTACAGGAATCACTTTGGAGGAAATTAAGAATGCTCTGGCTCTTTCAGAGCTATCCATTTACCGCGGAATGCCCAATACGGCAGCAGATGTACAGGAAAGTATGACGGCTTTGAGCGGTTTACCGGATCCTTTAAACCGGAAAGACCATGTAAGCGGCCTCTTCCGGGCAATTGGCGATATTGTCTGGATCGATGAGCAATTAATGGAATCGGCTACCATCCTGGGAGCTTGCGGTATCGCTTATGTGCTTCGTTTTATCCGCGCCATGATCCAGGGCGGAATTGAAGTGGGATTTGATGCGAAAACAGCCAATAAAATTGTGAGCCAGACCGTAAAAGGTGCAGCGCAGCTTCTGATCCAAAACGGATTGCACCCGGAAGAGGAAATTGATAAAGTAACCACCCCGAAAGGATGTACCATCGTTGGACTGAACGAGATGGAACACAGCGGATTCAGTTCTGCATTGATCAAAGGAATCGTAACGAGTTACCAGAAAATCGAGCGCTAA
- a CDS encoding endonuclease/exonuclease/phosphatase family protein — MIKILSVTSICCLLLAYLTPYVHPSSIRILPFFGLMYPIFICLALILMIYWAFARSRWFFYILIAILFGGNLHFRTLSVTFSDPKPGNEVSSWSVMSYNVRLFDVYNESIEERNKSRDSIVSYIQRVNPDVVCFQEFFHQDKPSAFSTKDTLISLMGYSNYHERYSHRIRNRQNFGICMLSKYPIIAKGDVMFENFKTTDNYCIYADIVKGKDTIRFYDIHLQSIKLQQQDYELFGEKNKQAGSKKSTVRLLIDKLLIAYPARAEQAEKVVEHMKTSPYPVVVCGDFNDTPMSYVYNQFNTLLVDSYRETTTGIGVTYVGRVPAGRIDYIFHSGELGAYDFDIQSVPFSDHRAVHCKIYRKSL, encoded by the coding sequence GTGATAAAGATTCTCTCTGTCACGTCTATCTGCTGCCTTCTACTGGCCTACTTAACTCCTTACGTACACCCTTCCTCCATACGCATTCTGCCCTTTTTCGGGTTGATGTATCCCATTTTTATTTGCCTGGCTTTAATCCTGATGATCTATTGGGCATTTGCCCGGTCAAGGTGGTTCTTCTATATCCTGATCGCTATTTTATTCGGTGGGAACCTGCATTTCAGGACACTTTCCGTGACATTTTCCGATCCGAAACCCGGAAACGAAGTTTCTTCCTGGAGTGTCATGAGTTACAACGTGCGACTCTTTGATGTATACAACGAATCGATTGAAGAACGCAATAAGTCGCGCGACAGCATTGTCAGTTATATTCAGCGCGTGAACCCGGATGTGGTTTGTTTCCAGGAATTTTTCCACCAGGATAAACCTTCTGCGTTTTCCACGAAGGATACGCTGATTAGTTTGATGGGCTACAGTAATTATCACGAACGGTACTCGCACCGTATCCGGAACCGGCAAAATTTCGGGATCTGCATGTTATCGAAATACCCGATCATTGCCAAGGGAGATGTGATGTTCGAGAATTTTAAAACAACGGATAATTACTGTATTTACGCGGACATCGTGAAAGGAAAGGATACGATCCGCTTCTACGACATTCACCTGCAATCCATTAAACTGCAGCAGCAGGATTATGAATTATTCGGCGAAAAGAACAAACAGGCCGGATCGAAAAAATCGACCGTTCGCCTTTTGATAGATAAATTGCTGATCGCATATCCTGCAAGGGCCGAACAAGCTGAAAAAGTCGTGGAACACATGAAGACCTCGCCCTACCCGGTTGTGGTGTGCGGAGATTTCAATGACACCCCGATGTCTTATGTGTACAACCAGTTCAACACCCTTTTAGTGGATTCTTACCGGGAAACTACTACTGGTATCGGGGTGACTTACGTGGGGCGTGTTCCAGCAGGAAGGATCGACTATATTTTTCATTCCGGGGAGTTGGGAGCTTACGACTTTGACATTCAATCGGTGCCGTTTTCCGACCACCGGGCGGTTCACTGTAAAATTTACAGAAAGTCACTTTAA
- a CDS encoding rhomboid family intramembrane serine protease, whose amino-acid sequence MNDRTLSEELKFQFKFGGMHIRLIFINSLVFLAMLFLGIAWNASHSEWIEWVQINLFTLQTNPDRFLFAPLGLITSIFTHFEFLHFLFNMIFLYFAGSLFKQFFSDRRMLHVYVVGGIVGGLCELIAHQFMGKGSVVLGASGSIMALFIAISVYRPNITISLFGIFPVKIYVLALIYVVSDLAQTINNDGVAHFAHLGGALIGFLSVQHIYASSNIINWTESIHQRILGFFGNRNRKPRMKAQKGGGRVVKSDEEYNMDAKAKQERIDKILDKISKSGYESLTKAEKDFLFSQSNK is encoded by the coding sequence ATGAACGACAGAACATTATCAGAAGAACTGAAATTCCAGTTCAAATTCGGGGGAATGCACATCCGTTTGATCTTTATCAACTCGTTGGTATTCCTCGCAATGCTTTTCCTGGGAATAGCCTGGAACGCTTCGCACAGTGAATGGATTGAATGGGTACAGATCAATCTTTTTACACTGCAAACAAACCCCGACAGGTTTCTGTTTGCTCCGTTGGGATTGATCACGAGTATTTTTACTCATTTTGAATTCCTCCACTTTTTGTTCAATATGATCTTCCTGTATTTCGCGGGAAGTTTGTTCAAACAGTTCTTTTCCGACAGAAGAATGCTGCATGTGTATGTAGTAGGCGGAATTGTAGGAGGACTCTGTGAATTGATAGCTCACCAGTTTATGGGAAAAGGGTCGGTTGTTTTGGGTGCTTCGGGTTCGATCATGGCATTGTTTATCGCTATTTCCGTATACCGCCCGAATATTACGATCAGCCTCTTCGGGATTTTTCCGGTGAAAATTTACGTGTTGGCACTTATTTATGTCGTAAGTGATTTGGCTCAAACGATTAACAACGATGGTGTTGCGCATTTCGCGCATTTGGGTGGAGCTTTGATCGGGTTCCTTTCCGTGCAGCATATCTATGCTTCTTCCAATATCATCAACTGGACGGAATCCATTCATCAGCGGATCTTAGGTTTCTTCGGGAACAGGAACCGTAAGCCGAGAATGAAAGCTCAGAAAGGTGGCGGAAGAGTCGTGAAATCCGACGAAGAATACAACATGGATGCGAAGGCAAAACAGGAACGCATTGATAAGATTTTGGATAAAATTTCAAAATCCGGTTACGAATCATTGACCAAAGCCGAAAAAGACTTTTTATTTTCGCAAAGTAACAAGTGA
- a CDS encoding rhomboid family intramembrane serine protease has product MFGNIQPVTKNLLLLNIAMALLTAFFDSQGTIDLGSLLGAHYFNTPLFEPYQLVSHFFMHQSILDPNGGFLHIFMNMYVLVVFGSFLERLWGPKRFFMLYVASALGAYLLYSGIGAFQVMELKRLIGDEHIISGMNSILKEYGRSEECIAALNRFLSDQNINDVQTAAIHSYLNKSFVPMVGASGAIFGLMAAFAILFPNTQLMLIFPPIPIKAKWLIGGYFLFEVYYSFQKNQGDHVAHLAHVGGAIVGAIIVLIWRRTGKNFY; this is encoded by the coding sequence ATGTTTGGAAATATACAGCCGGTAACCAAGAATTTATTATTGCTCAATATTGCCATGGCTTTATTGACCGCTTTTTTTGATTCCCAGGGAACCATTGATTTGGGAAGTTTACTCGGGGCACACTATTTTAATACGCCGCTTTTTGAGCCTTATCAATTGGTGAGCCACTTCTTCATGCACCAAAGCATCCTTGATCCGAATGGAGGATTCCTGCATATTTTCATGAATATGTATGTGCTGGTGGTATTCGGAAGCTTTTTAGAGCGCTTGTGGGGACCAAAACGCTTTTTCATGCTGTATGTGGCTTCTGCATTGGGGGCTTATCTCTTGTATAGCGGTATTGGAGCTTTCCAGGTCATGGAATTGAAAAGACTGATCGGTGACGAACACATTATCAGCGGAATGAACAGTATTTTGAAAGAATACGGAAGATCGGAAGAGTGTATTGCGGCACTGAACCGTTTCTTATCCGATCAAAATATCAATGATGTTCAGACAGCAGCTATTCATTCGTATTTGAATAAGAGTTTCGTTCCGATGGTGGGTGCATCCGGGGCTATTTTCGGGTTGATGGCGGCATTCGCAATCCTGTTCCCGAATACGCAGCTCATGCTGATATTCCCGCCGATTCCGATCAAAGCAAAATGGTTGATCGGTGGGTATTTCTTATTTGAAGTATATTATAGTTTTCAGAAAAATCAGGGAGACCACGTAGCACACCTGGCGCATGTCGGAGGTGCTATTGTTGGGGCAATCATTGTCCTGATCTGGCGTAGAACCGGTAAAAACTTTTATTAA
- the mutL gene encoding DNA mismatch repair endonuclease MutL → MSDIIRLLPDHVANQIAAGEVVQRPASVVKELVENSIDAGATKIELYIKDAGRTLIQIVDNGKGMSPMDARMCFERHATSKIAHADDLFALKTKGFRGEALASIAAIAHVTLQTKRAGDELGTKIQIEGTEVVSQEPTQCPVGCNFEIKNLFFNVPARRNFLKSDNVEFKHIIDEFERVVLPHHDIAFRLVHNDQEIYHLVPAPLRKRIVDVFGKKFGDNLVPVTEHTDIVALDGFVGKPEVAKKSRGEQFLFVNNRFFKDTYFNHAIATAFEHLLPSKLFPGYFLFLEVDPKQIDVNVHPTKTEIKFEEDKAIYSILRSAVRLGLGKFNITPTLDFDREPEFDLPVSMLSQTPVVPEIRVDKSYNPFHVQNTREGQFSGGNSSSGSSATKDKAFSNALNKAGFGSQFQSASLDELWNSEAISEEVSSPQHEEKSLQLELDVETVKSIGVFILKGSFVVGSIPEGLLVVHYRRAYERMLYDDLMRGFFINPLASQQLIFPMEKVMSKQEQLAWNEHEKTLSRIGFNWSWSDQELHIDGIPQILDESTVLSCVDKILEQLQMGTLDKGEIAHTVLSQIAFGGSMSFKLPNNQEAITDFIARLFEADEHTFSPSGKRIIAQITNEQLIQLF, encoded by the coding sequence ATGTCAGATATCATTCGTTTACTTCCCGATCATGTCGCTAACCAGATTGCAGCAGGTGAAGTGGTTCAAAGACCGGCTTCTGTTGTGAAGGAATTAGTTGAAAACAGCATCGATGCGGGAGCAACGAAAATTGAACTATATATCAAAGATGCCGGCCGTACCCTGATCCAGATCGTTGATAACGGAAAAGGAATGTCGCCAATGGATGCAAGAATGTGTTTCGAACGGCACGCAACCAGTAAAATTGCGCATGCGGATGATCTTTTTGCCTTGAAGACAAAAGGGTTCAGAGGGGAAGCACTGGCCTCCATCGCTGCGATTGCACACGTAACGCTTCAAACGAAACGCGCCGGAGATGAATTGGGAACGAAAATCCAGATCGAAGGAACGGAAGTGGTGAGCCAGGAACCGACTCAATGCCCGGTGGGATGTAACTTTGAGATCAAGAACCTGTTTTTCAATGTTCCTGCCCGCCGCAATTTCCTGAAGTCCGACAATGTGGAATTCAAGCACATTATTGATGAGTTTGAGCGCGTAGTTCTTCCCCATCACGATATCGCTTTCCGCCTGGTACATAATGACCAGGAAATTTACCACCTGGTACCCGCTCCTTTGAGAAAACGTATTGTAGATGTGTTCGGGAAGAAATTCGGTGACAACCTGGTGCCGGTGACGGAACATACCGATATTGTCGCGCTGGATGGTTTTGTTGGAAAACCTGAAGTTGCCAAAAAATCTCGCGGCGAACAGTTTTTATTTGTCAATAACCGCTTCTTCAAGGATACGTATTTCAATCACGCCATTGCAACGGCATTCGAACATTTGCTTCCATCCAAATTGTTCCCGGGTTATTTCCTCTTCCTTGAGGTAGATCCGAAACAGATCGATGTGAATGTCCATCCGACTAAAACGGAGATTAAATTCGAGGAAGACAAAGCCATATACAGTATTCTCAGAAGTGCAGTGCGTTTGGGCTTAGGAAAGTTCAACATCACTCCTACTTTGGATTTCGACCGTGAACCCGAATTTGACCTGCCGGTATCGATGTTAAGTCAAACTCCGGTTGTACCTGAAATCCGGGTGGATAAATCGTACAATCCTTTTCATGTGCAAAACACGCGTGAAGGACAGTTTTCAGGAGGGAATTCCTCCTCAGGCTCTTCCGCAACAAAAGATAAGGCATTTTCCAATGCGCTGAATAAAGCCGGATTCGGTTCGCAATTCCAATCTGCTAGTTTGGATGAATTGTGGAATTCGGAAGCAATCAGTGAGGAAGTGAGCAGTCCGCAGCATGAAGAAAAATCCCTGCAGCTTGAACTGGATGTGGAAACCGTTAAATCAATCGGGGTTTTTATTTTGAAGGGATCTTTTGTTGTGGGTTCTATTCCGGAAGGATTACTGGTGGTGCATTACCGCCGGGCTTACGAACGGATGCTCTACGATGATCTGATGCGCGGATTCTTCATCAATCCGCTGGCGTCCCAGCAATTGATCTTCCCGATGGAAAAAGTGATGTCCAAACAGGAACAATTGGCCTGGAACGAACACGAAAAAACACTTTCCCGTATCGGTTTCAACTGGTCCTGGTCCGACCAGGAATTACACATTGACGGTATTCCGCAAATTCTGGATGAATCGACGGTGCTTTCATGCGTGGATAAAATCCTGGAACAGCTGCAAATGGGAACCCTGGATAAGGGAGAGATTGCACATACGGTTTTGTCACAGATTGCTTTCGGTGGAAGTATGTCTTTTAAACTACCAAATAACCAGGAAGCGATTACCGATTTCATTGCCCGCCTGTTTGAAGCGGATGAACACACGTTTTCTCCTTCGGGAAAACGGATTATTGCACAGATTACAAATGAACAATTAATTCAACTGTTTTAA